ACGCCTCCGGGAGGGTCTGCTCGCCGTCGAATGACGGGGCCGGACCGCCGGACCGAATGACGGGTACGGGTGGGACAGGGCAGGGCAGTGAGGGGATGTTCCGGACACCGGGACATCCCCTCACCCGTGCCCGCTCACCTGTGTCCGCCCGGCCGGTGCGGAGGGTGTCCCACGGCCCGTTCGGTGCCGACCCGTTCAGAGCGCGTGCGCCGCCTTCGACCTCGACGGACGGTCCCAGATCGCCCGCACCCGCTTGCCGCCGGGCAGGGCACGGACCTCCACCCGGCTCGCCAGCCGCTGCACCATGTGCCAGCCGAATCCACCGCCCCCGCCGAAGTCCGGGTCACGCGGCTCGGGCAGTCGCGGACTCGAATCGGCGATCTCCACCACCAGCGACCCCGCCCCCGCCGTCAGATGGAGCCGCCACCAGCCCGAGGTGTGCCGCACGGCGTTGGTGACCAGTTCCGACACCACGAGGAGCACGGCCTCCAGATCCACCCACGGGCAGTGCCGCGTGAGGAATTCGGCGGCGGCCCTGCGGGCGGACGCGGTGTCCCGGTGGGGTGATTCGAGGATCACCGACTGCGGTTCATCACTCATCTCACCCGGTCGCGTACCCCGATTCCGGGCATCCATCGAGCCCCGCGCCGGAACCCTCCCGTCCGGCGGCGACCCGGTTCGTCCCGCCCCGGGCGATCATGGGTGTGTCGTGTGCCGCGTGGTCTACTTCGCCTACGGGACGATCCCCGCCGCCTCGCGCACGGGACCATCCCCGTCAAGGACCACGGCAGCACCACCACAGCACCACCACCCGCGGAGAAGTGATACGCCCCCGTGCGACTGAACAAGCTGGACGAACGCATCGTGCACGCCCTCGCCGAGGACGCCCGCCGCTCCTTCGCGGACATCGGCTCCGAGGTCGGCCTCTCGGCGCCCGCCGTGAAGCGGCGGGTCGACCGGCTGCGCGCCGAGGGCGCCATCACCGGCTTCACCGTACGGGTCGACCCGGCGGCGCTCGGCTGGGAGACCGAGGGTTTCGTCGAGATCTACTGCCGCCACAAGACCTCCCCCGAGGACATCCGGCGCGGACTGTCCCGCTATCCGGAGGTGGTGTCCGCGTCGACCGTCACGGGCGACGCCGACGCCGTCGTCCAGGTCTTCGCCTCCGACATGCGCCACTTCGAGCGGGTGCTCGAACAGATCGCGGGGGAGCCGTACGTGGAGCGCACGAAGTCCGTCCTGGTGCTCTCCCCCCTGCTCAGACGCTTCTCCTCGGGCGCGCCCGGCTGATCCGGAAGGGCCCGGCGCAACGAATCGCCGGAACGGGCCCGGAACACGCAACGATCGCCCCGCCATCACGCAACAGAGGCGCCTTGTCGCGGCGGAAGCCGGAGCCGTACCGTCGATACGTCCCCCGCACCCATGACGTCCCGAGGTTCCGCATGCCCCCGTCGCGTATCGCGCTGCTCCAGAGCTCCGGCCGGCCCGGCGACACCGTGAAGAACCTGGAGATCCTCGCCGGCGCCGCCCGTGAGGCGGCGGCGGGCGGCGCGGGGCTGCTCGTCTGCCCCGAGATGTTCCTCACCGGCTATGCCATCGGCGCGGACGTGGCACGTCTCGCCGAGCCCGCCGACGGCCCGTCCGCCGGGGCCGTGTCCCGGATCGCGGCCGAGCACGGCATCGCGGTCCTGTACGGCTACCCGGAACGCTCCGGCGACGGCGACGCCCGGTCCGACGGTGCCGGCGACGGCGCCCCGGTCCACAACTCCGCCCGGCTCGTCGGCCCGGACGGCTCGCCCCTCGCCGACTACCGCAAGACGCACCTCTTCGGCGGCTTCGAGCGGGAGGTCTTCACCCCGGGAGACACCCCGGTGGTCCAGGCCGACCTCGGCGGTCTGCGGGTCGGGATCATGATCTGCTACGACGTCGAGTTCCCGGAGAACGTACGCGCCCACGCCCTCGCCGGGACCGATCTGCTGCTGGTGCCGACCGCCCAGATGCACCCGTTCCAGTTCGTCGCCGAATCACTGGTGCCGGTGCGGGCCTTCGAGAACCAGATGTACGTCGCGTACGTGAACCGGACCGGCCACGAGGGCGCGGGCGCCGACGCGTTCGAGTTCGTCGGCCTCAGCTGTCTGGCCGGGCCGGACGGCCTCGCACGGGCCAGGGCCGGACGCGGCGAGGAACTGCTGTTCGGCGACGTGGACCCGGACTTCCTCCGGGCCTCCCGCGCCGCCAACCCGTATCTGCGCGACCGCCGGCCGGACCTGTACGGCGCACTGACCCGACCGCGTACCTGACAGCCCGCCCGCTCCGCGCCGCAGCCCGACCGCCGCGCGCACCCGCCCCGCCCCATCCCCGCCCGCAAGGAGTCCGTACCCCATGACGTCCACGGTGCCCCCCTCCGTCCCGCACCCCGAGGAAACGCCGTCGGCCGGTCTGCCGCCGATCACCATGTTCGGCCCGGACTTCCCGTACGCCTACGACGACTACCTCGCCCACCCCGCCGGTATCGGCCAGATCCCGGCGACCGGGCACGGCGCCGAGGTCGCCGTCGTCGGCGGCGGGCTGTCGGGCATCGTCGCCGCGTACGAGCTCATGAAGATGGGCCTGCGCCCGGTCGTGTACGAGGCCGACCGGATCGGCGGCCGGCTGCGCACCGTCGGCTTCGACGGCTGCGACCCCGGACTGACCGCCGAGCTGGGCGCGATGCGCTTCCCGCCGTCGTCCACCGCGCTCCAGCACTACATCGACCTGGCCGGCCTGGAAACCGTGCCGTTCCCCAACCCCCTCGCCCCCGGCACCCCGTCGACCGTCGTGGACCTCAAGGGCGAGTCGCACTACGCCCGGACCATCGACGACCTGCCGCAGGTCTACCGCGACGTCATGGCCGCCTGGAACACCTGTCTGGAGGAGGGCGCCGACTTCTCCGACATGAACCGCGCCATGCGCGAACGCGACGTGCCGCGCATCCGCGAGATCTGGGCCCGGCTGGTGGAGAAGCTCGACAACCAGACCTTCTACGGCTTCCTCTGCGACTCCGACGCCTTCAAGTCCTTCCGGCACCGCGAGATCTTCGGCCAGGTCGGCTTCGGCACGGGCGGCTGGGACACCGACTTCCCCAACTCCATCCTGGAGATCCTGCGCGTCGTCTACTCCGAGGCCGACGACCACCACCGGGGCATTGTCGGCGGCAGCCAGCAGCTGCCGCTGCGGCTCTGGGAACGCGAGCCCGCCAAGCTCACCCACTGGCCGCTCGGCACCTCGCTCGCCTCCCTGCACGGCGGTACGCCGCGCCCCGCCGTGACCCGGCTGCACCGCACGGCGGGCAACCGGATCACCGTCACCGACGCGTCGGGGGAGATCCGCACCTACCGTGCCGCCGTCTTCACCGCCCAGTCCTGGCTGCTGCTCTCGAAGATCGACTGCGACGACTCGCTCTTCCCGATCGACCACTGGACGGCCATGGAGCGCACCCACTACATGGAGTCGTCCAAGCTGTTCGTGCCGGTGGACCGGCCGTTCTGGCGGGACGAGGCGCTGGACGACCAGGGCCGGCCCACCGGCCGCGACACCCTGTCGATGACCCTCACCGACCGGATGACGCGCGGCACGTACCTGTTGGACAACGGGCCCGACCGGCCGGCCGTGATCTGCCTCTCCTACACCTGGTGCGACGACAGCCTCAAGTGGCTGCCGCTGTCGGCGAACGAGCGGATGGAGGTCATGCTGAAGTCGCTCCGCGAGATCTATCCCACGGTGGACATCCGCAAGCACGTCATCGGCAGCCCCGTGACGGTCTCCTGGGAGAACGAGCCGTACTTCATGGGCGCGTTCAAGGCGAACCTGCCCGGCCACTACCGCTACCAGCGCCGGCTGTTCACCCACTTCATGCAGGACCGGCTGCCCGAGGACAAGCGCGGCGTCTTCCTGGCGGGCGACGACATCTCGTGGAACGCGGGATGGGCGGAGGGCGCCGTCCAGACGGCCCTGAACGCCGTCTGGGGCGTGATGACCCACTTCGGCGGCGGCACGGACGCGACGAACCCGGGTCCGGGCGACCTGTACGACGAGATCGCCCCGGTGGAACTGCCGGAGGACTGAGCGGGAGCGGAGCGGACCGCGGGGTACGGGGCGGTACGGGTACGGGGCGGGCGCGGCAGGCGTACGGGACGGACCGGCGCGCTCACGGCCGTACGACCTGTGGCCCGCGCCGCGTGCCGTACGCCGCCCGTCAGTCCTGAGGTACGGAGGGCGCGGGCGCCCCTGCCCCGCTCCCGGTCTCCGTACCGGCACCGCCCGCCGGGGCCGGCCGGCGGTCCCCGGTCCTCAGCACGCTCGCCCCCAGCACCAGACCGAACGCCAACAACGTCACCAGACCGAACGAGACCACCAGCGAGGTCGCGTCGGCGACCGCGCCGATCGCCGAGGGGGCGATCAGCCCCGAGGTGTACGTGATGGTCGCGACGCCCGCGATCGCCTGGCTGGGATTGGGCCCGCTGCGCCCGGCGGCGGCGAAGGCCAGCGGTACGACCACCGCCACACCGAGCCCGACCAGGCCGAACCCGCTCATCGCCACCACCGGATTCGGCGCGAGCACCACCAGGGCCCCGCCGAGGGTCGCGGAGAGCCCGCCGACCCTGACGCACCGCACCGCGCCGAAGCGGTCGACGACCCGGTCCCCGAGCAGCCGCGCGACGGCCATGGTGAGCGCGAACGCCGTGGTGGACGCGGCGGCGACACCGGGGGAGGTGTCCAGTACGTCCTCCAGATAGACCGCCGACCAGTCGAGACTCGCGCCCTCGGCGAAGACCGCGCAGAAGCCGATCGCGCCGATGGCCAGCGCGGACCTGGGCGGCAGGGCGAAGCGGGGCGGCGGCTCGTCCTCCGGCGTACTGCGCAGGTCGAGCACCCAGCGGCAGGCGACCACGCCCGCCACGGTGAGGACGACGGCGGCGATCAGATGGTGCACACGGGCATCGCTGTCCATGTGCGCGGCGAGCGTGCCCCCGGCGGAGCCGAGCAGCGCGCCGGTGCTCCACATGCCGTGCAGACTGGACATGATCGACTTGTCGAGACGGTTCTCGATCTCCACACCGAGCGCGTTCATCGCCACGTCCGCCATGCCCGCCGTCGCGCCGAACACGAAGAGCGCCAGACAGAGCGTCAGCAGATTGGGCGCGAGCGCGGGCAGGGTGAGGGCGAGCGTCCACAGGGTGAGCAGCCCGCGCAGCGCCGTACGCGCGCCGAAGCGGTGGCTGACCGCACCCGCGAGTGGCATCGCGACCGAGGCGCCGAGGGCGGGGAAGGCGAGCGCGAGGCCCAACTGCCCGGCGCTGAGCCCCGCGTGGTCCTGGATCCAGGGAATCCGGGTCGCGAAACTGCCGGTGACGGCGCCGTGGACGCAGAAAACGGCGGCCACGGCGTACCGGGCGCGGCGCAGTCCTGATCCGTCGTAGACCGGTGGCCCCTTCGTCATTCGCTCTTCCTCCCCGTGCGGCGATGTGACGCGCTTCCGGCGGTGGGCCCGACGGCCCGGCTCCCGCGATGCGACCGTAAACTATCAGGAACCCTGCATGATAAATAGATGGCACCGTCCGCCCGGAAGCGCGGACATCTGGAAGGATCCAGCCATGGCCGCATCCCCCAGCACGGCACGGGCCATCAACGACCGCCTCGCCCTGGAACTCCTCCAGGAAGAGGGCCCGTTGACGGCGGCGCAGCTCAAGACACTCACCGGGCTGTCCCGGCCCACGGTCGCCGATCTCGTGGAGCGCCTCCAGGGCTCCGGCCTGGTCAGGATCGTCGGCGAGTCCGGCGGCCGGCGCCGGGGCCCCAACGCACGGCTGTACGGGCTGGTCGCCGACCGCGCGCACCTCGCGGCGCTCGACGTCCGGACCCAGGGCGTCTCCGTCGTCGTCAGCGACCTCCTCGGGGCGACCCTCGCCGAGGCGGTGCTGCCCATCGGCAGCGACACCGGAGTGGAACCCGCCGTCGAGGGCGCGGCGGCCCTGCTGGAGCGCACGGTCCGCCGGGCCGGGGCCGTACGGCTGCACAGCGTCGGCATCGGCGCGCCCGGCCTCATCGATCCCGCGACCGGCGAACTCCGCGAGACCAGCGGCGTACCCGTCTGGCACCGAAGACTCGTCGCGGCCCTCCAGCAGCGCCTGACCGCGACCGTTCTCGTCGAGAACGAGACCAATCTCGCCGCCGTCGCCGAACAGCGCGTCGGCGCCGCCCGCGACCAGGTCGCGGGCACCTTCGTCCTGCTCTGGCTGGGCCTCGGCGTGGGCGCCGCGCTCGTCCTGGACGGCAAGGTCCGACGAGGCGCCTCGGGCGGCGCGGGGGAGATCGGTTTCCTGCCCGTGCCCGGCACCTCGGGGCTCCCCTCCGCCACCGCCTGCGACGGCGGGTTCCACACCCTCGCCGGATCGGCGGGCATCTGCGAACTCGCCTCCCGGCACGGCCTGTTCGCCGAGGCGAGACCCCAGGAACCGCGCGCGGCGGCCGTCGTACGAGCCGCGTGGGCGGCGGGCGCGGCGGGCGACGCCTTCCTGGACGAGCTGGCCGCCCGCCTCGCGGTCGGCGCGGCGGCCATCAGCGCCGTGCTCGACCCGGGCCGGGTCGTCCTCGGTGGCGAGGTCGGCCAGGCGGGCGGCCCGGCCCTGGCTTCCCGGGTCGAGGCCCGCCTCGCGGAGATGTCCCCGCTGCGCACCGAGGTCGTGGCGAGCCCACTGGGCGGCGCGGCCGTCCTGCGGGGAGCACTGTTCACCGCACGGGACGCCGCCCAGAACGACCTGTTCGCACCGACCGTCTGAAGGCGCGTCAGGACCACTGATCGAAGGGCGCCGACTCCGGCCCCGATCCGCGCTGTTCGCACCGGTCGCCTGACGGCACGCCTGAAACGCCGCGCGAGCCGATCCGTTCACCGAATCGCGCCGGATCGGGCCGGGCGCGTCGCCATTGCTGACGACACGTCAGGAATGCCGCGAAGCGGGCCTGTTCGCCGAGCCTTGATCGGTCCGCTCGCACCGCCGCCCCGGGGGCCCGCCGGAATCGACGTGCGAATCGACCTGTTCAGCGAATCCTGCCCAATCGGTCCGGTCGCGTTGCCCAGCTGACGTGCCGTCGGGAATGCCGCGAAGCGGGCCTGTTCGCCGACCCTCGATCGGTTCAGTCGCACGGCTGCCCCCGGGGGCCCGCCGGAATCGCCGTGCGAATCGACCTGTTCGCCGAACCCTGCCCGATCGGTCCGGTCGCTGCTCACCTGACGTTCCGTCAGGTATGCCGCAAACTGGGCTTGTTCGCCGAGCCTTGATCGGTTCAGTCGCACGGCTGCCCCCGGGGGCCCGCCGGAATCGCCGTGCGAATCGACCTGTTCACCGAATCCTGCCCGATCGTTCCAGTCTCGTTGCCCAGCTGACGTTCCGTCAGGAATGCCGCAAACTGGGCCTGTTCGCCGAGCCTTGATCGGTCCGGTCGAGCTGCTCCCCGGCAGGCTGCCGGAAACCGCCCGCCGCCCCCGGCGGTCCTGCCGGAAACCGCCGCGTGAACCGACCTGTTCGCCGAGTCTCGCCCGATCGGTCCGGTCGCCTCGCCTGGCCGACGGTCTGTCAGAAGCGCCGCGCAGTGAACCCGTTCACCGGTTCCGCCCGGTCGGTCCGGCCTCACCACCACCCCGACGGCACGTCGGAAACACCGCAGACCGACCCGCTCACCAACTCCCGCCCCGCACAAGCCCCTTCCCCTTCCCCTTGCCCGCTCACCACTTCAGCGTCGCGAGGAAGTCCTCGAACGTCTCCTTGCCCACCGCCCGTTCGGGTACGAGCTGGAGCCCCTCTCGGAAGCCCGCGTACGCCTTCCCGAACAGCGGCAGCGACACCAGCCGCCGCCGGTGGTGCGCCGCCCGCAGGTACGCGTCGGCCAGGTCCCGGAGTGTCCGGATCTCCGGGCCGCCCAGGTCCGGCACCCGACCCGACGGCGGGCGCGTGGCCAGGTCGGCCAGCCGGGACGCGACCTCCGCCGAGCCGATCGGCTGGAGGCTCACCTCCGCCGGGAGCAGCGCGGCAACCGGCAGTTTCGTGGCGCCCTCCAGCATCCGCAGCACCAGGTCGTGGAACTGGGTCGTCCGCAGGATCGTCCAGCCGATTCCCGAGTCCTCCACCATCCGCTCCACGATCCGCTTCGTCCGGTAGTAGCCGAGCGGCAGCCGGTCCACCCCGACGATCGAGACGTACAGCAGATGCCCGACCTTCGCGCGTACCGCCGCCTCCACCAGATGCGCCGCCGCCCGGTCGTCACCGCCGCGCGTGGAGGTCGCGCAGTGGACCACCGCGTCCGCGCCCTCCAGCGCCCGGTCCAGCGCTCTGCTGTCGTCGTCGCGCAGATCGACGGCATACGGCTGTGCGCTCCGGCTCAGCACCCGGACGGAGTGCCCGTCGGTGCGCAGCCGGTCCACGACCTGCCTGCCGAGTGTTCCCGTCCCACCGGTCACGAGGATTGTCGCCATGTTCCCAGCCTGCCAGCGTCGCCGTCCCGGCGGGCGGCAGGGGGGCGGCCGAGCGGACGCCAGGGGGCGGTCCGGTCCCGGGTCCGGGGCGGGGCCGTGCCGCCCGCCCGGACACCCTCTGTGAGCCAGGGCACACACCGCGCCCTGATGGCCGACGATCAGCCGTGGCACACTGGTCGCGTACCAGCAGCAGCGCACTCCGGGGTCGGTGCAATTCCGAACCGGCGGTTACAGTCCGCGACCCGACCGCTTCCAGCGGCCGGTTGACCAGGTGAAATTCCTGGACCGACGGTGAAAGTCCGGATGGGAGGCAGTGCGCGGCGGGCCGTCGTCGGTACGCCGCCGTCCGGCGGGTCGTCCTCGGACGATCCGTTCCTTCGGTTTCGGCGTTCCCGTGTGCGTGTCCGTTTCTCTGTCGTCGTCCGACAGGCCCCGGAGTCCGTGCCCCAGAGGCAGGAGGACCCGGTGGCCACCACCACGGCCGACACCGACACCGAGGCCATGCGTCGCGCCGTCGCGCTCGCGGCCCGCGCGCTCGGCGCCACCAGCCCCAATCCGGTCGTCGGCTGCGTGATCCTCGACGCCGCCGGGCGGTCGGCCGGCGAGGGGTTCCACCAGCGGGCCGGTGGCCCGCACGCCGAGATCCACGCCCTGCGCGCGGCCGGCGACCGGGCCCGGGGCGGCACCGCCTACGTCACTCTCGAACCGTGCGACCACACCGGCCGCACCGGTCCCTGCTCGCGGGCGCTCGTCGAGGCCGGGATCGCCCGGGTCGTGTACGCGGTCGCCGACCCCGACCCGGCGGCCCGCGGCGGTGCCGTCACCCTCCGGGCGGCCGGTGTCGCCGTCGAGAGGGGGCTGCTCGCCGAGGAGGCCGAGGCGGGCAACGCGGCCTGGCTCACCTCCGTACGGCTCGGGCGTCCGTACGTCCTGTGGAAGTACGCCGCCACGCTCGACGGCCGCGTCGCCGCCGCCGACGCCACCAGCCGCTGGATCACCTCCGCCGAGTCCCGCGCCGATGTGCACCGGCTCCGCGCCGAGTCGGACGCCGTCGTCGTCGGCTCCGGCACCGCGCGCGTGGACGACCCGCACCTCGCCGTTCGCGGGGTGCCCGGCGCGGTCCCCCCGCTGCGCGTCGTCCTCGACACCGAGGCCGGCGTCGTACGGGCGGGGGCCCGCGTCCTGGACGGTGCCGCCCCCACACTGATCGCCGTCGCCGACGACGCCGACACGACGCACCTGAAGGCCGCCGGGCCCGGCGGGGCGCCGGTGGACGTCGTACGGCTGCCGCGCGCCGCACGCGGCCTGTCCGTCCCCGCGCTCCTCGCCGACCTGCACGCGCGCGGCGTCCGCTCCGTCCTCCTCGAAGGCGGCCCGGCGCTGGCCGGGGCCTTCGTCGCGGCCGGGGCCGTCGACAAGGTCGTCGGCTATCTCGCGCCGGTCCTGCTGGGCGCGGGCCCCGCCGCCCTGGGCGACGCCGGAATCACCACGCTCGCCGGGGCGTTGCGCCTGCGGATGACCGAGACCGTACGCGTCGGCCCCGACCTGCGCGTCACCGCGATCCCCGAGCGCCGAACCGCCGTACCGACCGCCCCCGCGGCACACGAGACCACCGCGCGACCACACGCGGACACCCCCGTACACCCTGTGGCCGCCACCGCACAGGACGCACCGAAGGAGCGCTGAGTGTTCACCGGAATCGTCGAAGAACTGGGTGAGGTCACCGCCGTGGAGAACCTCGGTGACTCCTCCCGCTTCCGACTGCGCGGCCCCGTCGTCACCGACGGCGCCCGGCACGGCGACTCGATCGCCGTCAACGGCGTCTGCCTGACCGTCGTGGACCTCGCCGAGGGCGAGTTCACCGCCGACGTGATGGCCGAGACCCTGGACCGTTCCAGCCTCGGCGCCCTCACCCCCGGCTCACGGGTCAACCTGGAGCGGCCCACGGCCGTCGGCGGCCGGCTCGGCGGACACATCGTCCAGGGCCATGTCGACGGCACCGGCACCGTCCTGGAGCGCCGGACGTCCGACAACTGGGAGATCGTCACCGTCGCACTCCCCGCCGGACTCGCCCGCTACGTGGTCGAGAAGGGCTCCATCACCGTGGACGGCGTCAGCCTCACCGTGGTCGACGCGGGCTCCGACTTCTTCACCGTCAGCCTCATCCCCACCACCCTCGCGCTGACCACGCTCGGCATCAAACAGCCCGGCGACCCGGTCAACCTGGAGGTCGACATCATCGCCAAGTACGTGGAGCGGCTGCTGACTTCCGGGGGCCGGGACACCGACGGCGGCCGGGACGAGCGGGAGCGGGTCCGATGAGCGCCCTCGCCGCCTGGCCCGGTACGGCGTGGCTGAACGCGGAGGCGTTCACCGCCTTCGGCCAGCACATCATCTGGTCCGACATGGTCGGCAACACCGTCGGCCTGATCGCCCTCGCCCTCGGCTGGCGCCGTTCGATCCTCACCTGGCCCGCGCAGCTCCTGTCCGGCGTCATCCTTGTCGCCGCCTACGCCTCCGCGCACCTCAGCGGCGGTGTGGGCAAGCAACTCCTCGTCATCGGCGTCGCGTTGTGGGGCTGGCGGATGTGGCAGCGCGGGCGGCAACAGGCCCAGGACGGCACGATCGCCGTACGGTTCGCCACCTGGCCCGAGCGTTGGCTGCTGCTGGGCGGCACGGCCCTGGGCACCCTCGCGGTCGGCGGCCTGTTCACCGCCCTGCCCGAACTGTCCTGGAACCCGTGGCCCGACGCGTACATCTTCGTCGGCACCCTCGCCGCGATGGTCGCCCAGGCGCGCGGCCTGGTGGAGTTCTGGTTCGCCTGGCTGCTGGTCGACCTCGTCGGCGTCCCGCTCGCCTTCAGCAGCGGACTCGCCTTCTCCGGCTTCGTGTACGTCGTCTACCTCGGCCTCGTCCTGTGGGGGCTGCGCGACTGGTGGCTGCGCACCCGCGCCGCCACCACGGCTCTGGAAGGAGCAACGGCATGACCGCACAGCCCACTTGGTACTCCACCGACAACATCGAGGACTTCGCCCTGGACCCCGTCGAACGGGCGATCGCGGACATCGCGGCGGGCCGCCCCGTCGTGGTCGTGGACGACGAGGACCGCGAGAACGAGGGCGACCTGGTCATCGCCGCCGAGAAGGCGACCCCCGAGATCGTCGCCTTCATGATGAGCGAGTGCCGGGGCCTGATCTGCGCCCCCATGGAGGGCGCGGAACTCGACCGGCTCGAACTGCCGCAGATGGTCGACCACAACACCGAGTCGATGCGCACCGCGTTCACCGTCTCCGTCGACGCGGCCCCCGCCCACGGCGTCACCACCGGCATCTCCGCCGCCGATCGCGCCACCACCCTCCGCCTGCTCGCCGCCGGCGACACGGCCGGGCCCGGGGACTTCGTCCGCCCCGGCCATGTCTTCCCGCTGCGCGCCAAGCCCGGCGGCGTCCTCGTCCGCAACGGCCACACCGAGGCGGCGGTCGACCTCGCGCGCCTCGCCGGACTGCGCCCCGCCGGGGCGATCGTGGAGATCGCGGGCGAGGACGGGGTGATGCTCCGGCTGCCCGAACTGGTCCCGTTCGCCCGCAAGCACGGACTGACGATCATCTCCATCGAGGACCTGATCACCCACCGGCGCACCACCGAGCCCACCGTCCGCCGTGAGGCCGAGGTCCATCTGCCCACCGCGTACGGCGAGTTCACGGCATACGGCTACCGGTCCACCGTGGACGGCGTCGAGCACGTCGCCCTGGTCCACGGCGACATCGGCGACGGCGCCGACATCCTCGTGCGGGTCCACTCCGAGTGCCTGACCGGCGACATCTTCTCCTCGCAGCGCTGCGACTGCGGCCCCCAGCTCCAGGCGTCCATGCGCCGGGTCACCGAGGCGGGCCGGGGCGTCGTCGTCTATCTGCGCGGCCACGAGGGGCGCGGCATCGGCCTGCTGTCCAAGCTGCGCGCGTACGAACTCCAGGAGCGCGGGCGCGACACCCTCGACGCCAATCTGGAACTCGGCCTGCCCGCCGACGCGCGGGACTACGCGGCCGGCGCCCGCATCCTGGACGACCTCGGGGTGCGCAGCCTGCGGCTGATGACCAACAACCCCGACAAGGTCGACGCGCTGGTACGGCACGGCCTGGACGTGACCGCCCGCGAACCCATGCCCGTCCAGGCGGGGGAGCACAACCTCCGCTATCTGCGCACCAAGCGGGACCGGATGGGGCACGAACTGCCCTGGCTCGACCCGGCCGCCGGCTCGGCCTGCGCCACCCAGTGACCACCGCACACCACGGCGACACCGCACCACGGCGACCTCGCACCACACAGCAAGCACGTCAAGCCACATCGGTACACCGGCACATCGGTACCCGGAACAACAGGAGACACATTGAGCGGCAAGGGTGCACCCGAAATCTCCGTCCGTGACAGCGGCGATCTGCGGGTGGCGGTCGTCGCGGCCCTCTGGCACGAGAAGATCATGGACGGACTCGTCGACGGCGCCCTGCGCGCCCTGCGGGAACTGGGCATCGCCGAGCCGACCCTGATCCGGGTCCCCGGCAGCTTCGAACTGCCCGTCGCCGCCAAGGTCCTCGCCGACCGGGGACACGACGCCGTCGTCGCCCTCGGCGTCGTCGTCCGGGGCGGCACCCCGCACTTCGAGTACGTGTGCCAGGGCGTCACCGAGGGCCTGACCCGGGTCGCGGTCGACACCGGCATCCCGGTCGGCTTCGGCGTCCTGACCTGCGACACCGAGGAACAGGCCCTGGACCGGGCGGGACTTGAGGGCTCCCGCGAGGACAAGGGACACGAGGCCGTCACCGCCGCCGTCGCCACCGCCGTCACCCTGCGTACCGTCGCCGAACCCTCGCGCTGACGGCCCCGCCGGACCGCGTAGGCTAGGCCGCACCATGCCGAAGAAGACGTTCGAGGAGCTCTTCGCCGAGCTTCAGCAGAAGGCCGCCACGGGCGACCCCAGCACCTCCCGCACCGCCGAACTGGTGGACAAGGGAGTGCATGCCATCGGTAAGAAGGTGGTCGAAGAGGCCGCCGAGGTGTGGATGGCCGCCGAGTACGAGGGCCCCGAAGCCACCGCCGAGGAGATCTCGCAGCTGCTCTACCACGTCCAGGTGATGATGGTCGCGCGCGGGATCTCCCTCGACGACGTCTACGCCCATCTCTGAGCACCACCTCCGCCGGCGGCCGTTCCGCCGCCGCACCCCCACGCACACCTCACAGGTAAGGAAGCCGGTCCCATGCTG
Above is a window of Streptomyces sp. NBC_01498 DNA encoding:
- a CDS encoding ATP-binding protein, whose protein sequence is MSDEPQSVILESPHRDTASARRAAAEFLTRHCPWVDLEAVLLVVSELVTNAVRHTSGWWRLHLTAGAGSLVVEIADSSPRLPEPRDPDFGGGGGFGWHMVQRLASRVEVRALPGGKRVRAIWDRPSRSKAAHAL
- a CDS encoding Lrp/AsnC family transcriptional regulator; this translates as MRLNKLDERIVHALAEDARRSFADIGSEVGLSAPAVKRRVDRLRAEGAITGFTVRVDPAALGWETEGFVEIYCRHKTSPEDIRRGLSRYPEVVSASTVTGDADAVVQVFASDMRHFERVLEQIAGEPYVERTKSVLVLSPLLRRFSSGAPG
- a CDS encoding carbon-nitrogen hydrolase family protein; this encodes MPPSRIALLQSSGRPGDTVKNLEILAGAAREAAAGGAGLLVCPEMFLTGYAIGADVARLAEPADGPSAGAVSRIAAEHGIAVLYGYPERSGDGDARSDGAGDGAPVHNSARLVGPDGSPLADYRKTHLFGGFEREVFTPGDTPVVQADLGGLRVGIMICYDVEFPENVRAHALAGTDLLLVPTAQMHPFQFVAESLVPVRAFENQMYVAYVNRTGHEGAGADAFEFVGLSCLAGPDGLARARAGRGEELLFGDVDPDFLRASRAANPYLRDRRPDLYGALTRPRT
- a CDS encoding flavin monoamine oxidase family protein — translated: MTSTVPPSVPHPEETPSAGLPPITMFGPDFPYAYDDYLAHPAGIGQIPATGHGAEVAVVGGGLSGIVAAYELMKMGLRPVVYEADRIGGRLRTVGFDGCDPGLTAELGAMRFPPSSTALQHYIDLAGLETVPFPNPLAPGTPSTVVDLKGESHYARTIDDLPQVYRDVMAAWNTCLEEGADFSDMNRAMRERDVPRIREIWARLVEKLDNQTFYGFLCDSDAFKSFRHREIFGQVGFGTGGWDTDFPNSILEILRVVYSEADDHHRGIVGGSQQLPLRLWEREPAKLTHWPLGTSLASLHGGTPRPAVTRLHRTAGNRITVTDASGEIRTYRAAVFTAQSWLLLSKIDCDDSLFPIDHWTAMERTHYMESSKLFVPVDRPFWRDEALDDQGRPTGRDTLSMTLTDRMTRGTYLLDNGPDRPAVICLSYTWCDDSLKWLPLSANERMEVMLKSLREIYPTVDIRKHVIGSPVTVSWENEPYFMGAFKANLPGHYRYQRRLFTHFMQDRLPEDKRGVFLAGDDISWNAGWAEGAVQTALNAVWGVMTHFGGGTDATNPGPGDLYDEIAPVELPED
- a CDS encoding MFS transporter; translation: MTKGPPVYDGSGLRRARYAVAAVFCVHGAVTGSFATRIPWIQDHAGLSAGQLGLALAFPALGASVAMPLAGAVSHRFGARTALRGLLTLWTLALTLPALAPNLLTLCLALFVFGATAGMADVAMNALGVEIENRLDKSIMSSLHGMWSTGALLGSAGGTLAAHMDSDARVHHLIAAVVLTVAGVVACRWVLDLRSTPEDEPPPRFALPPRSALAIGAIGFCAVFAEGASLDWSAVYLEDVLDTSPGVAAASTTAFALTMAVARLLGDRVVDRFGAVRCVRVGGLSATLGGALVVLAPNPVVAMSGFGLVGLGVAVVVPLAFAAAGRSGPNPSQAIAGVATITYTSGLIAPSAIGAVADATSLVVSFGLVTLLAFGLVLGASVLRTGDRRPAPAGGAGTETGSGAGAPAPSVPQD
- a CDS encoding ROK family transcriptional regulator, with translation MAASPSTARAINDRLALELLQEEGPLTAAQLKTLTGLSRPTVADLVERLQGSGLVRIVGESGGRRRGPNARLYGLVADRAHLAALDVRTQGVSVVVSDLLGATLAEAVLPIGSDTGVEPAVEGAAALLERTVRRAGAVRLHSVGIGAPGLIDPATGELRETSGVPVWHRRLVAALQQRLTATVLVENETNLAAVAEQRVGAARDQVAGTFVLLWLGLGVGAALVLDGKVRRGASGGAGEIGFLPVPGTSGLPSATACDGGFHTLAGSAGICELASRHGLFAEARPQEPRAAAVVRAAWAAGAAGDAFLDELAARLAVGAAAISAVLDPGRVVLGGEVGQAGGPALASRVEARLAEMSPLRTEVVASPLGGAAVLRGALFTARDAAQNDLFAPTV